One part of the Arachidicoccus terrestris genome encodes these proteins:
- a CDS encoding LamG-like jellyroll fold domain-containing protein, with product MMILKNTQQLKVMASRFLLLAFVVGVFSCNKTVENSLQDSYPPDGSGSAFKQRKVLYLILDGAEGKQIDTLAPANITALLKTSVYTWIGISGSNNRDTVLPGAWTSMMTGVNTDKSKVGAGFDTADLETYPSIVSRLKKLEPDLRTVGYAASPLFDSHLLTGATKHKLSTGDDGAVAANVISTLKDDSASLVIGQFHSIAVAGDQFGYRFDVAEYAAAVEKVDGYIGEIMAALKARPNYANEDWLVILASNENGSVDKNNNGDSTSAYNDTRRNNFIIYNNPRFVDENIGRDGTPSTKGLSAYRDSSLLFTGIGSTGVNVKVDDPKRVYDFKQGDSITIAFKVKFLDYELSGGGYFLNLVGSQTGWYSNGNGWGFWRTGSGFLLYISDSKTYYNVDMTVQIKDNNWHTLAATLAWPKGSDKVHINLYYDGLIDISERVVTLSSNLTSGRALTFGHGSTASVTKYTDFYLTDFRYWKTLLPYDIITQYNCKTDISTSSPYYPYLAANYKMNDGNNSTTVKDYSVNQQDGVIQDPSGLATWKSFNEVSNNVCPSPDKNFYKATPNGLDIPLQIYQWLGIVINPSWGLDGQYWSNGYNDVQLPDNY from the coding sequence ATGATGATACTGAAAAATACACAGCAGTTGAAAGTAATGGCAAGCAGGTTTTTGCTTCTTGCATTTGTTGTCGGGGTCTTTTCCTGTAACAAGACAGTTGAAAACAGTCTGCAGGACAGCTATCCTCCTGATGGCAGCGGTTCAGCCTTTAAGCAGAGGAAGGTGCTGTATTTGATTCTTGATGGTGCCGAAGGCAAACAAATAGACACGCTCGCGCCGGCTAATATTACTGCTCTTCTGAAAACATCCGTGTATACATGGATAGGGATCAGCGGGTCCAATAACCGGGATACGGTATTGCCGGGTGCCTGGACGTCCATGATGACGGGTGTGAATACCGATAAGTCAAAGGTGGGCGCCGGATTTGATACGGCGGACCTGGAGACTTATCCTTCCATTGTGAGCCGGTTAAAGAAGCTTGAACCGGATTTGCGTACTGTGGGCTATGCCGCCTCTCCCTTATTTGACAGCCATTTGTTAACGGGCGCAACTAAACACAAATTGTCAACAGGCGACGACGGTGCTGTTGCGGCCAATGTCATTAGCACGTTGAAAGATGATTCTGCGAGTCTGGTTATCGGTCAGTTTCATAGCATTGCCGTTGCAGGTGATCAGTTCGGGTATAGGTTTGACGTGGCTGAGTATGCGGCTGCCGTTGAGAAGGTAGATGGTTATATCGGGGAAATTATGGCAGCACTTAAGGCGAGGCCCAATTATGCCAATGAAGACTGGCTGGTGATTCTGGCCTCTAATGAGAATGGTTCGGTTGACAAGAATAATAACGGCGATAGTACTTCTGCATATAATGATACACGCCGGAACAATTTTATTATTTACAACAACCCAAGATTCGTTGACGAAAATATCGGCAGGGACGGAACCCCTTCTACCAAGGGACTCTCAGCTTACCGTGATTCTTCTTTGCTGTTTACAGGTATTGGCTCAACCGGTGTAAACGTGAAAGTAGATGATCCAAAAAGGGTATATGATTTTAAACAGGGTGATAGTATTACGATCGCTTTTAAAGTAAAATTCCTGGATTATGAACTTTCCGGTGGTGGCTATTTTCTGAACCTGGTGGGTTCACAAACCGGCTGGTATTCTAATGGGAATGGGTGGGGATTCTGGCGGACAGGCTCAGGTTTTTTATTATATATTTCTGACTCCAAAACCTATTATAATGTCGATATGACGGTACAGATTAAGGATAATAACTGGCACACCCTTGCGGCGACGCTTGCCTGGCCGAAAGGAAGTGATAAAGTGCATATAAATCTATATTATGACGGCCTGATTGATATCAGTGAGCGTGTTGTGACGCTTAGCAGCAATTTGACATCTGGCAGGGCGCTGACTTTTGGACATGGGAGCACCGCCAGTGTAACGAAGTATACAGATTTTTATCTGACAGATTTCAGGTATTGGAAAACATTGTTACCGTACGATATAATCACTCAGTATAACTGTAAAACGGATATCTCTACTTCAAGCCCCTATTATCCCTACCTGGCTGCTAATTATAAAATGAACGACGGAAATAACAGCACGACCGTTAAAGATTATTCTGTGAATCAGCAGGATGGGGTGATTCAGGATCCAAGTGGCCTCGCGACATGGAAGTCCTTTAATGAAGTAAGTAATAATGTATGTCCTTCGCCCGACAAGAATTTCTACAAAGCGACGCCTAATGGGCTGGATATTCCTTTACAGATTTATCAGTGGCTGGGTATCGTTATTAATCCGTCCTGGGGACTTGACGGGCAATATTGGTCCAATGGGTATAATGATGTTCAGTTGCCCGATAATTATTAA
- a CDS encoding DUF5008 domain-containing protein, with translation MNKLALKYFLVSSCLMVGLSIGGCSKKTELGSGPYFDAPQTAVQFYGKKPNPQDGRAGDKVTFEVVGLDKLKDFKFFINQIPAEVVAVTDSLATVVIPEGTSSGPASVLTVDGQYFYGPILKIDGRVSIDRTFKIGNGANGPIFTAYYNGAGNGMFLLGGAFSDFNNASASSPVNSIVKIAGDGTVQEYSAGKGAFGGTVSTILSLNSKYYIGGVLSGYGAHRVEGLTRLNDDCSIDTMVVDLVNPNGEKNPEADTARVPALNAYLTGSVSRLFESKDQGIIAIGNFVSYYSYFYEGSQKDNYYVDQTEMYNFIRLDADGKLDSSYNFDETIQKGRWKLNGGIADAIQLPDGKIIFVGSFTRFDGAPAARICALTDEGGLDPDFAANIGQGADGDIQKITYNKQTGKILVSGDFTQFDGHKANGIAMLNADGTYDDSFALGALSGGRPSFAGQLNDGKIIVSGTFNKYNDIVRQGFMILNQDGTLAAGYNNTGSFAGEIYGMVEINPHSVVLYGYFTLFDNVKVGNIVKIAFD, from the coding sequence ATGAATAAACTAGCGCTGAAATATTTTTTGGTATCAAGCTGCCTGATGGTAGGCTTATCGATCGGTGGGTGCAGTAAAAAAACTGAACTTGGCAGTGGGCCCTATTTTGATGCGCCACAGACGGCTGTCCAGTTTTATGGTAAAAAGCCGAATCCTCAGGACGGCAGGGCAGGAGATAAGGTTACCTTTGAAGTTGTCGGTCTGGACAAATTGAAGGATTTTAAATTTTTTATTAACCAGATACCGGCAGAAGTGGTGGCTGTTACAGACAGCCTGGCTACTGTTGTGATACCGGAAGGGACATCTTCCGGCCCGGCATCAGTACTTACTGTTGACGGGCAGTATTTCTATGGCCCGATTTTAAAAATAGATGGCCGGGTATCGATCGACCGAACGTTTAAAATAGGGAATGGTGCGAATGGTCCCATTTTTACGGCTTATTATAATGGTGCCGGAAATGGCATGTTCCTTTTAGGAGGTGCATTTAGTGATTTTAATAATGCCAGTGCCAGCAGTCCTGTTAACAGTATTGTCAAAATTGCCGGTGACGGGACTGTACAGGAATACAGCGCCGGCAAGGGCGCATTTGGCGGTACTGTCTCTACGATTCTCAGCCTGAACTCGAAATATTATATCGGAGGGGTACTTTCGGGCTATGGTGCACACAGAGTGGAAGGCCTTACAAGACTGAATGACGACTGTTCTATAGATACTATGGTCGTAGACCTGGTGAACCCCAATGGCGAAAAAAATCCGGAAGCCGATACAGCCAGGGTGCCTGCTTTAAATGCTTATTTAACCGGAAGTGTTTCAAGATTGTTCGAAAGCAAAGATCAGGGAATCATAGCGATAGGCAACTTCGTGAGCTACTACAGCTATTTTTATGAAGGGTCGCAGAAGGATAACTATTATGTTGATCAGACAGAGATGTATAATTTCATCCGGTTGGATGCAGATGGCAAGCTGGACTCTTCCTATAATTTTGATGAGACAATTCAAAAGGGAAGGTGGAAGCTGAATGGGGGTATCGCAGACGCGATACAGTTGCCAGACGGTAAAATTATTTTTGTCGGCTCATTTACGCGCTTTGACGGCGCGCCGGCGGCCAGAATTTGTGCCCTGACAGATGAGGGTGGACTGGATCCCGACTTTGCTGCAAATATTGGTCAGGGTGCCGATGGCGACATTCAGAAAATTACCTACAATAAGCAGACGGGCAAGATTTTAGTGTCTGGTGATTTTACACAGTTTGATGGACATAAAGCAAACGGTATCGCCATGCTGAATGCAGATGGAACTTATGACGATAGCTTTGCATTAGGCGCCCTGTCTGGAGGGCGTCCGAGTTTTGCCGGCCAGTTAAATGATGGAAAGATTATTGTTTCGGGTACATTCAACAAGTATAATGATATCGTGCGTCAGGGTTTCATGATTTTAAATCAGGATGGAACACTGGCGGCCGGTTATAATAACACCGGCAGTTTCGCGGGTGAGATCTATGGCATGGTTGAAATCAATCCGCATTCGGTGGTACTGTATGGCTATTTCACTTTGTTTGACAATGTGAAAGTAGGGAATATCGTAAAAATTGCTTTTGATTAA
- a CDS encoding RagB/SusD family nutrient uptake outer membrane protein, with product MKLTSKILVMAMVGASISLGTGCKKFLNVDPISALSGNSFWKTDADFDNYMAGIYNQFRTYTMMDWGGTYTQFFPAIGDFRCAPFIGVNNSNRAYINQFAVNDLKSAINNTTYWKGTYAKITDWSRFFEIISSCNILIDEIDKSDGVLSEKNAAQYKGEAVFMRNLCYFYMARLYGDIPYYTEPFKVEATPREDMVTVLKKCLVDMGAAANGLPWTYDDPSKRGVRAMKGSALDLMMEINMWCAGFDLDHQQDYWEATDSLGNVLLTENGGSYELLPMDRFHEVFEGNSKEGLFEIAQSLNKGEVFGLFSTFTDNMLHYPHKQNGSSQSYLRVDRRYLDILFPPGKPDLRWTLLFTDRDNDNFGMEYLKFSNIYAEEGEDVNPDDNQIIFRLPDAILLRAEACANLGKTAEAIRLLDIVRGRAGATPYTEGETPNHDLSDAIFYERWKELFGEGYYFFDMVRTRRILDGKICPHPISAEAFSRGAWTWPISEKALEKNPGMRLNDYWR from the coding sequence ATGAAATTGACAAGTAAAATTCTGGTAATGGCTATGGTAGGGGCAAGTATATCACTGGGAACAGGCTGTAAGAAGTTCCTTAACGTAGATCCGATCAGTGCGCTATCCGGAAATAGTTTTTGGAAAACCGACGCCGATTTTGATAATTATATGGCAGGAATTTATAACCAGTTCAGAACGTATACAATGATGGATTGGGGCGGTACTTATACGCAGTTTTTTCCCGCAATCGGTGACTTCCGCTGTGCACCGTTTATTGGCGTAAATAATTCAAATCGCGCCTATATCAACCAGTTTGCAGTGAACGATCTGAAGAGTGCCATTAATAATACGACCTACTGGAAGGGCACTTATGCCAAGATTACGGACTGGTCCCGTTTTTTTGAAATTATTTCCTCTTGCAATATTCTTATCGATGAGATTGATAAGTCTGACGGCGTTCTTTCTGAGAAGAATGCGGCGCAGTATAAGGGAGAGGCGGTCTTTATGAGGAACCTGTGTTATTTCTATATGGCTCGCCTGTATGGAGATATACCCTATTACACCGAACCTTTCAAAGTAGAAGCGACACCCAGGGAAGATATGGTAACTGTACTGAAAAAGTGTCTTGTCGATATGGGTGCTGCCGCCAATGGCCTCCCCTGGACCTACGATGATCCGTCCAAAAGAGGGGTAAGGGCAATGAAGGGATCGGCCTTGGATCTTATGATGGAAATAAACATGTGGTGTGCCGGGTTTGATTTGGACCATCAACAGGATTATTGGGAAGCAACCGATTCACTGGGCAATGTTTTACTCACAGAAAATGGAGGCTCTTATGAATTATTGCCGATGGACCGTTTTCATGAAGTATTTGAAGGGAATTCAAAAGAAGGTTTGTTTGAGATTGCGCAGAGCTTGAATAAAGGTGAAGTTTTTGGTTTGTTCTCTACATTCACCGATAATATGTTACACTATCCGCATAAGCAAAACGGAAGCTCGCAGAGCTATCTTCGGGTCGATCGCAGGTATCTGGATATCCTGTTTCCGCCGGGAAAACCTGATCTGCGCTGGACGCTGTTGTTTACTGACCGGGATAATGACAATTTTGGTATGGAGTATTTGAAATTCAGCAATATTTATGCGGAGGAAGGTGAAGACGTGAACCCGGACGACAACCAGATCATTTTCAGACTTCCTGATGCGATTCTGTTAAGAGCAGAAGCGTGCGCGAATCTGGGTAAGACTGCTGAAGCGATCAGGCTTCTGGATATCGTCCGGGGCAGAGCCGGTGCGACGCCTTACACGGAGGGAGAAACGCCGAACCATGATTTATCTGACGCCATATTTTATGAAAGGTGGAAAGAGCTCTTTGGAGAAGGGTACTATTTCTTTGACATGGTCAGGACGAGAAGGATTTTGGATGGCAAGATTTGTCCGCATCCGATTTCGGCAGAGGCTTTTTCAAGAGGAGCATGGACCTGGCCGATCAGTGAAAAGGCTCTGGAGAAGAATCCGGGAATGCGGTTAAATGATTATTGGCGTTAA
- a CDS encoding SusC/RagA family TonB-linked outer membrane protein, translating into MRHVIAILLIFTMCFGIQPSFGQTKASCSGTVIDKVTNNPMVGVSILIKKTRKVVGRTDEHGKFTVEVPDGTELEFTFVNYVNATAIANSKNEMEVAMTTKDDSDLQDVAVVGFRKVSRDANTGSSIVISGKDLQDVPAASVADLLQGKVAGLNIQNNNGSPGARGAMFVRGLSNISVSGSGANGYLTPTSPLFVIDGVPVDMNSEYQYGFNQGGPGISPLSLIPVEDIEKVEVLKDAAATALWGSRGAYGVILVTTKRGNSEIPIVEYQGKVFYSDIPRLRDVIGGREERMLRIRQLLAYDTSYADALLQINSHPYLSDSLNPYYNNSTNWQAVFYKPTYNHTHNINIRGGSQKFNYKVNMGVFDQKGIIENTGLTRYSLNMNTRYQPSEKFILTAAINSGLAQKRNGSGNGLVQEGVADGTNASSLLPAPSQYSANNEALASISVRDDNKTIQVQPSIDIQWMPVEGIQILSSSNYNFNSSISDNFKPSIINKGNGLTTSYHSRTYSLYNRNSLNYIKTIDKDGEAAHNFNIFVFDEITMDSYRADQSMLSGSANDYLTGPNGYNWYASVAGTFDNAKDSRTFAYGGAFSYNYKLRYVVDFQYRASGTSTNGPNSGFMKSPTISARWNMQNEEWTKSWHWMNESSFRFSYGTTLVPTGDIFSVYGKFAPGTNYNGQQTIVSDFEYAPNVNFKSYTNTSFDVGYEGTFFNNRLSVMYDFYYNTKDNQPFDNALANTTGYQKLVTNDVSTVSYGNELTLSFRSAPSSDEKSLSWNISANVGINHDVLTRLPDNMRQLIKPDAATKYPLLYRIGNTPLQTMVYNTVGVYPTASAVIVDPLTGRPVQVGLGSDVYLTGGSPIWTDLNGDYIIDDNDLVVLGNPLPKLTGGINFYIKYKQWTLNSSISATLFRDVINTALAGKFEHFKDPLFTGSNSNLSNNGVLVPIDGYNYWKVDGDNADFPNPFDYLNAPLMNPYRHNQTLFFEDGSYWKLNNVTLSYMIDKGWSKRFGITSARVYFTGANLLIISPYSGSSPENVTSLGFDNPNGYPNPKNYVLGIDIQF; encoded by the coding sequence ATGAGGCATGTGATTGCTATTTTATTAATATTTACAATGTGCTTTGGCATTCAGCCTTCATTTGGGCAGACAAAGGCCAGCTGTTCGGGGACGGTGATTGATAAAGTGACAAATAATCCGATGGTTGGTGTGTCTATCTTAATAAAGAAGACCCGCAAAGTGGTGGGCAGGACTGATGAGCATGGGAAGTTTACAGTAGAGGTTCCCGATGGTACAGAGCTGGAATTTACCTTCGTAAATTATGTCAATGCGACGGCGATTGCGAATTCCAAAAATGAAATGGAAGTCGCCATGACGACAAAAGATGACAGTGATTTACAAGATGTTGCGGTGGTCGGGTTTAGAAAGGTATCCCGGGATGCCAATACCGGTTCATCGATTGTGATTTCGGGGAAAGACCTGCAGGATGTCCCTGCAGCAAGTGTTGCCGATCTTTTGCAGGGTAAGGTGGCAGGTTTGAATATACAGAATAATAACGGATCTCCCGGGGCGAGAGGTGCCATGTTTGTTCGCGGACTTTCCAATATCTCTGTATCCGGTTCAGGAGCGAATGGTTATCTGACTCCCACTTCTCCTTTGTTTGTGATTGATGGCGTACCCGTTGATATGAATAGTGAGTATCAGTATGGGTTTAATCAAGGAGGCCCCGGCATCAGCCCTCTTTCTTTGATTCCTGTGGAAGATATCGAGAAAGTTGAAGTATTAAAAGACGCTGCCGCCACGGCGCTTTGGGGATCCAGGGGGGCTTATGGTGTAATACTGGTGACAACAAAAAGGGGGAATTCTGAAATCCCCATTGTGGAGTATCAGGGAAAAGTGTTTTACAGCGATATTCCGAGACTCAGAGATGTTATTGGCGGCAGGGAAGAACGGATGTTGCGTATCCGCCAGCTACTGGCCTACGACACATCGTATGCGGATGCACTTTTACAGATTAACTCCCATCCGTATTTGTCTGACAGCCTGAATCCATATTACAATAATTCCACCAACTGGCAGGCCGTTTTTTACAAGCCGACCTATAATCACACCCATAATATCAACATTAGAGGGGGAAGCCAGAAATTTAATTATAAAGTGAATATGGGTGTTTTTGATCAGAAAGGGATTATAGAGAATACTGGCCTGACCAGATACAGCCTGAATATGAACACCCGGTACCAACCATCGGAAAAATTCATTTTGACGGCTGCCATTAATTCCGGGCTGGCTCAGAAGCGTAATGGCAGTGGGAATGGATTGGTGCAGGAAGGTGTGGCGGACGGCACGAACGCTTCTTCGCTGCTGCCAGCGCCTTCTCAATATTCAGCCAATAATGAAGCACTCGCGAGTATTTCAGTACGGGATGACAATAAAACGATTCAGGTACAGCCCAGCATTGATATTCAGTGGATGCCTGTTGAAGGCATCCAAATATTGAGCAGTTCGAATTATAATTTCAATTCCTCCATAAGCGATAATTTTAAGCCGTCCATTATTAATAAAGGTAATGGTTTGACCACTTCTTATCACAGCCGTACTTACTCACTGTATAACAGAAACTCACTGAACTATATCAAGACGATAGATAAGGACGGAGAGGCTGCGCATAACTTCAACATTTTTGTATTTGACGAAATAACGATGGATTCTTACAGGGCTGATCAGTCTATGTTGTCCGGATCAGCAAATGACTATCTGACAGGGCCTAACGGATATAACTGGTATGCCAGTGTGGCCGGGACATTTGATAATGCAAAGGATAGCCGCACTTTTGCCTACGGGGGAGCTTTTAGCTATAATTATAAACTCCGGTATGTCGTTGATTTTCAGTATCGCGCTTCCGGAACTTCTACCAATGGGCCTAATTCAGGTTTTATGAAAAGTCCGACCATCAGTGCACGCTGGAATATGCAAAATGAAGAGTGGACCAAGAGCTGGCACTGGATGAATGAAAGCTCCTTTAGATTCAGCTACGGTACAACGCTCGTTCCGACAGGTGATATATTTAGCGTCTATGGAAAGTTTGCACCGGGGACCAACTATAACGGACAGCAGACTATTGTCTCCGATTTTGAGTATGCGCCTAATGTCAACTTTAAATCGTATACCAATACGTCTTTTGATGTGGGATATGAGGGGACGTTCTTCAACAACCGGCTTAGCGTCATGTATGATTTTTACTATAATACCAAGGATAATCAGCCGTTCGACAACGCACTGGCCAATACGACCGGCTATCAGAAACTGGTGACCAACGATGTTTCTACTGTAAGCTATGGTAATGAGTTGACCCTGTCATTCAGGTCTGCTCCGAGTAGCGATGAAAAAAGCCTGAGCTGGAATATTTCAGCAAATGTCGGCATTAACCATGATGTCCTGACCAGGCTTCCGGATAACATGCGACAGTTGATTAAGCCAGATGCGGCTACTAAATATCCTTTGCTGTATAGAATCGGTAATACCCCTTTGCAGACCATGGTGTATAATACAGTTGGCGTCTACCCGACTGCCAGTGCAGTGATTGTCGACCCGTTGACCGGCCGCCCGGTTCAGGTCGGATTGGGAAGTGATGTTTATCTGACCGGGGGATCTCCCATCTGGACAGACCTGAACGGAGACTATATTATTGATGATAATGATTTGGTTGTTTTGGGTAATCCTTTGCCTAAACTGACAGGCGGCATCAACTTTTATATTAAGTATAAGCAGTGGACATTGAATTCGAGTATTTCTGCCACACTATTCAGAGATGTGATCAATACAGCCCTGGCAGGAAAGTTTGAACATTTTAAAGATCCCTTGTTTACCGGAAGCAATAGCAATCTTTCTAACAATGGCGTGCTGGTACCGATTGACGGATATAATTATTGGAAGGTAGATGGCGATAATGCAGATTTTCCAAATCCTTTTGACTATCTGAATGCCCCGCTCATGAATCCCTATCGTCACAATCAGACACTCTTTTTTGAAGACGGATCTTACTGGAAGTTGAATAATGTTACGTTGTCCTATATGATCGACAAAGGGTGGAGTAAACGTTTTGGAATTACTTCTGCAAGGGTCTATTTTACCGGGGCGAATCTTTTGATTATTTCTCCGTACTCCGGCAGCAGTCCTGAGAACGTAACGAGTCTGGGCTTTGATAACCCTAATGGTTATCCTAACCCGAAAAACTATGTTTTAGGTATAGATATTCAGTTTTAG
- a CDS encoding DUF5007 domain-containing protein gives MRLLFRVPLALLAFSSLVLNSCDKLLPDERASVATNSSFTQDVYSPVLGRATLFNTFNVGNSTQPLNFKIINPRSYSGEAAPELTDVFPVKVWKEAYTGKETSLKEISEKRGVENHRLFEIREHSGQFVMWPEAKSTFIHAQPDSGYIFDVEMTNSGGRRYFRNMRLKPFREIPFEPSIQDPITGQTTSVGIYPTFVQNIYGEHTRQFVYQIGVIFHKVGNGNSLSFQFLDTLQNPINPKKFNLTDWKNLVHGFDMKMSDTAVTYQVAYPIPLTNLKTRYTTTDGLKAHTVFSYDRLGFGGKRMIANLGLDFAIYEPGDWQIKFWFINDNPNFEDE, from the coding sequence ATGAGATTACTATTCAGAGTACCATTGGCCTTGTTAGCCTTCAGCAGCCTGGTATTGAATTCATGTGACAAACTTTTGCCGGATGAAAGGGCTTCTGTGGCCACCAATTCAAGTTTTACACAGGATGTTTACTCTCCCGTTCTTGGCCGGGCGACGCTCTTCAATACTTTTAATGTCGGCAACTCGACACAGCCGCTTAATTTTAAAATTATTAATCCGCGCAGCTATTCAGGAGAGGCAGCCCCCGAGTTGACTGATGTGTTTCCTGTTAAAGTCTGGAAAGAAGCCTATACAGGAAAGGAAACATCACTGAAGGAGATTAGTGAAAAAAGAGGCGTGGAGAATCACCGGCTTTTTGAGATCAGGGAACATTCGGGGCAGTTTGTAATGTGGCCTGAGGCCAAGTCCACTTTTATTCACGCACAGCCTGACTCCGGTTATATTTTTGATGTAGAGATGACGAATTCCGGCGGAAGGCGCTACTTCCGTAATATGCGGCTGAAGCCTTTCAGGGAGATCCCTTTTGAACCGAGCATACAGGATCCGATCACCGGACAGACAACCTCTGTCGGCATTTATCCCACCTTCGTTCAGAATATTTACGGAGAGCATACCCGGCAGTTTGTATATCAGATCGGCGTTATTTTTCATAAAGTCGGCAATGGAAATTCACTGAGTTTTCAGTTTTTAGACACGCTTCAGAATCCGATCAACCCCAAAAAATTTAATCTCACGGACTGGAAGAACCTGGTGCATGGCTTTGACATGAAAATGAGTGATACGGCTGTTACCTATCAGGTGGCTTATCCGATTCCACTGACGAATTTAAAAACCCGCTATACAACTACTGATGGTCTGAAAGCACATACTGTTTTTAGTTACGACAGGCTAGGTTTTGGCGGTAAGAGAATGATTGCCAACCTGGGGCTTGATTTCGCTATTTATGAGCCGGGCGACTGGCAGATCAAATTTTGGTTTATCAATGATAACCCCAATTTTGAGGATGAATAA
- a CDS encoding fasciclin domain-containing protein has protein sequence MKSLFKNKIKAGGGIWLMAGLLLFAIGCSKSHEGAYYDYQNRNAVYEGSTYAFLKSQGGLYDSLVYVIDRVPNLKDTIENFSVTLFAPTNQCFTNALKNLNELRGSQHKAPLSLSDIDLVELDTLLCRYVIKGEYTTDSLSKFTDGVGVESLRYDYDMHLRYNRQDANGYQNGGPQEIQLSDPKSSIFERYWVTTYTTSVNIHTTNGIVHLLSGGHEFGFGEFTRRMNK, from the coding sequence ATGAAAAGTTTATTTAAGAATAAAATAAAAGCTGGTGGCGGCATATGGTTAATGGCAGGCCTACTGCTGTTCGCTATAGGCTGTTCTAAAAGCCACGAAGGAGCCTATTATGACTATCAGAATCGCAATGCAGTATATGAGGGAAGCACATATGCTTTCTTAAAGAGCCAGGGAGGGCTATATGATTCCCTGGTATATGTGATTGACAGGGTTCCTAATCTTAAGGACACGATTGAAAATTTTTCGGTCACCTTGTTTGCGCCCACCAACCAGTGTTTTACCAATGCACTCAAGAACCTAAATGAATTAAGGGGCAGTCAGCATAAGGCACCTCTTAGTTTAAGTGATATTGACCTGGTGGAATTAGACACTTTGCTATGCCGGTATGTGATTAAAGGTGAGTATACGACCGACTCATTATCCAAATTTACGGATGGTGTCGGAGTAGAAAGCCTGCGTTATGATTATGATATGCATCTGCGCTATAACCGGCAGGATGCAAATGGATACCAGAACGGTGGCCCGCAGGAAATTCAGCTCAGCGATCCCAAAAGTTCCATATTTGAAAGGTATTGGGTAACGACCTACACGACTTCTGTCAACATACATACCACTAATGGCATCGTACATCTTCTGTCAGGTGGTCATGAGTTTGGGTTTGGAGAGTTTACAAGGCGGATGAATAAATAG